The following coding sequences are from one Epinephelus fuscoguttatus linkage group LG5, E.fuscoguttatus.final_Chr_v1 window:
- the tbcb gene encoding tubulin-folding cofactor B produces the protein MDGGVTVVTNPIVSVRLTRTISSFEVPLRFNRGISIAELKRKLEMVVGASSSSMDLELFSVSDKFLQKMDDNDALLGSYPVDDNCRIHVTDTSGQMNEFTDVSKVEKYELPDDVYEKRTDSARSFMKKHRVGHFNEEEMAKKKAELAAREEEQKAAADAISVGSRCKVQVVGHPTKLGTVMYVGTTDFKPGYWVGVKYDEPLGKHDGTVNGKQYFECENKYGGFVKPLSVTVGDFPEEDFGLDEM, from the exons ATGGACGGAGGAGTGACAGTAGTTACCAATCCCATTGTTAGTGTGCGCCTAACAAGAACCATCTCCTCCTTTGAGGTGCCACTCAGGTTCAATAGAGGGATTAGTATAGCagaactaaag AGAAAATTGGAGATGGTTGTGGGCGCGTCTTCCTCCAGCATGGACCTGGAGTTATTCAGTGTCTCTGACAAGTTCCTGCAGAAAATGGATGACAATGATGCTTTGCTGGGCTCCTATCCCGTGGATGATAACTGCAGAATACAC GTTACAGATACAAGTGGTCAGATGAATGAGTTCACTGATGTTTCCAAAGTGGAGAAGTATGAACTCCCAGATGACGTTTATGAAAAGAGAACAG ATTCAGCAAGGTCATTCATGAAGAAACATCGTGTTGGTCACTTCAACGAGGAAGAAATGGCCAAGAAGAAAGCTGAGCTTGCTGCTCGCGAGGAGGAACAGAAGGCTGCTGCTGATGCCATATCCGTTGGCAGCCGATGCAAAGTGCAGGTCGTTGGGCATCCCACGAAGCTTGGCACAGTCATGTATGTTG GTACAACAGATTTCAAGCCAGGCTACTGGGTGGGTGTGAAGTACGATGAGCCCCTTGGAAAGCACGATGGAAC CGTTAACGGAAAGCAATACTTTGAATGCGAGAACAAATATGGTGGATTTGTGAAGCCCTTGAGTGTGACTGTGGGGGACTTTCCCGAGGAGGATTTCGGATTAGATGAGATGTAG